Sequence from the Pogoniulus pusillus isolate bPogPus1 chromosome 16, bPogPus1.pri, whole genome shotgun sequence genome:
cagctcccagTAGGAGCTGTGGAAACAGGCATGGTCACCCTGCTGAATTATCCACTCCCACCTGTGTCTCCCCCTTCCAGGTGAAGAGTATTGTGGGTGTCATCTTTGAAAACCTACCCTTCATCAGAGCAGAGGTAGCTCTTAAGAGCGtgcacagagccctgctgctgctgatggaCAAAcagcccagggtggtggtggacaCTCTGTTGGACTACTCACCAATAAACATCAGGTATGGGACTCAACAGCCTCTGGGGCTCATCTCACCCTGGCAGAGGGAGCCCTAAGACCCTCCTGAGGGACTTCAGCCTGGCCACTATTcacagtgtccctgctgacagagCCCTTTGTCCCTTCAGTGCTGCCCGGACAATGTGGAATACAGTGGTCTCCAAGCCCCAGACTGCAAGGAAGGCGCTGCAGGAGCTGGTCAGAGTGCTGACAGACCTCTCGCAGTGCAAGACCTCCCCCTCCCGTGTGGACAACCCACGCCTCCAGTGCCTGTCTGTGAgttgctggatgaggcctcgctCACCTCCAGGCCTGCTCTCAGCTGTGCAGTGCCCCTGCACCCCCTTCCTGACGACCCAGGCCCTGGTCTCCGCACGGCTGCAGCAATATCTTATTGTCTGGGTGTCTTCTGCAGGCCATCATGTTTGCATCTGAGGCAGGTCTGCAGCCCATCTGCCAGGAGGAGGTGCATGCAattttccctcagctgttcctggcACTGCTTTTCCAAGTGACATTCACCACGGAGCTGAGGCCTGATGAGGTGCTGATGTGGTGGGGGAAGCAACATCAGCATCTCTCTCCTGTCAGGTACTCCATCCCTGTCCTGTCAGCTCTGACAGCCACCCAGAGCCAAGCCAGGGGGCCAGGTGGGAGCTAAGTATTTGTCCTTGTGTAGGGCTGCAGTGCAGTCCATGagagtgctgctctgcagaatgGGCTTTCGGAGCCAGGTGTTTGCCATCGAGGCACAAGGTGGCTGGGATGCCCTGCTCAGTGCCCCTACCCACCTCGCAGGAGTGCGCACTGTGGCCAGGTCAGAGTCCCCACTCCTTCAGAACCAGGCAGCCCATACCACCCCCACCCTCTCATGGTGCTGATGGAAGGGCAGTCTCCTTTGtttggagaggtgctgcagcctggagatgtcCAGACTGGTGCACATCCCGAGATGGAGATgtgcctgccctgctcaggcctgACCCAAGCTCCTTTCCCctgccagggagatgatggTAATGCCAAGGTTCCTGCGctcctccttcttctgccatctggcagagctgctcagtgtgGAGGACCCCACCTGGGAGATGACTGCCATGGTCTTCTTCATTGAGGTGAGCCTGATGGGGCATGTCTCCAAGCTCCATATGACACCCAGCTCTCTCACGCCCAGTGCTGTGGGGTATGAGGGCTCTGTGAAGTCTCTGCCATCTCAATCTGGACTTGGTCTTGTCCGTGGCGTCCTTGCCCCGAGCTGATGGTTGCACCAGGCAGAGCACCTTGCCGCAGCTCCCACTCTGTGTGTTTCAGATACTGGAGCGCTCTGACTCTGAGGACGAGGTGGACCGTGCCCTCGGGATCTTGGACATGTATCTGCGGAGCCAGTGCCTGGGGATGCCCAGcctggtgctcagggctatcCTCAGGCTCACCGAGAGGCCTGACACGGTGAGTAGGCGGAAGGCAGGACTGTAGCCCAGAGTGGAGCAGCGGCAGCTGCAGTGCTAGCAAGGAGCCAGCCCTGTTCATCCTCCTCCTTTGTGCCCTTCTCCTTGCTTGGCCATGCTGGTGAGCCTGGTCTGCCAGAACCTTGCCCTGCATAACCTGCGCTGTCTGCCAAGCACTTCGTGGAGAGGGTctgtgcccctgccatgggtcgTTGCTCTACTAAAGGAGGTGGCATGTCTCACACAGGCAAGGAAaaccctcatcctgctgccactTGTCATGGAGCGGCTGCAGGATGATGACGACGCCACCAGCGACGCAGCCCTGCACGTGCTTGCCAACATGCTGCggctgctggaggggaagaCGCTGAGCCTCACcgccctggagctggctgccaagCTCTGGCCACTCTTTGGCTGCGTAAGTCTGGGGAGAACCTCGTGCCCTCCTCACTGGGCACTTCCATTCGTGCCTCCCACCACAGCTGCCACGCTCTGCAGTGGGGCACTCTgccccacagcccccagcccccactgTTGCCCTCAGCTGCATTCCAAATGCCCTACCTGGACGCAGCCCAACTTTGGCATCAGGGACACTGGTGGCAGGCCACCAGGAGCTTGCTCCCTTTTGGAGcagggctgcctggggctggtttGGTTATGTCCatgccagcctcctgctgatcaccagaCTGGGGCTGACATCCTTCTGCCCTCCTCCCCCAGGTGTCGGACACTGTGCGGGAGCTCTCCATCCATCTCTTCCGAGATGTGATGGGGCTTGTGGCaggcaaagaaaagaagaagatgaagaatgAAGTGCAGAAcagcctgctgcccctgctctttCACCTGCATGATGAGAGCAAGAGTGTGGCCAAGGTGAAATGTGCATCCCAAACGATTCTTTGGGCAGGGTATCCTGACCACTGGTCCCTTCAAACTCTTGTCACTGTGAGTTCGAGCTCGTTGAGCCCATAGGACCAGGCAGAGtcctccctccttgccctctgctgcttttctcctcaAGCTGCACAGATGGATGGGGAAGTGAATCCCTTTCCCACGTCCCTCCACTGCACTCCTGGTATTTGCCCCTGAAACCCCAGAGGCTGCGCTATGGCTTTGTAGGAGCCTGAGCCCAGCAGAGCCAAAGCATTCAAGCCCTGACAGGCTACCGGTCACAGAGTGGCCACCCCTTATTTGCCTCTGGGGTGCTGAAGTCGGTGGCAGCGTCATTTCCCAGCTGGTGCATCCTCCCTGGGTGCACCGGGACAGGCTCTGAGTTCTGCCAAGAGAGGGGGCACTGGGTCCTGTGCCCCTGCTAATGGTGGTGgcatctctgctgctccccaggcctCCCAAGAAGCTCTCCGCAGCGCTGGCCGCTTCCTCAACTGGAggaggctggcacagctggctgggactgAGCAGGCATGGAGGATC
This genomic interval carries:
- the LOC135182224 gene encoding maestro heat-like repeat-containing protein family member 7 → MTAMVFFIEILERSDSEDEVDRALGILDMYLRSQCLGMPSLVLRAILRLTERPDTARKTLILLPLVMERLQDDDDATSDAALHVLANMLRLLEGKTLSLTALELAAKLWPLFGCVSDTVRELSIHLFRDVMGLVAGKEKKKMKNEVQNSLLPLLFHLHDESKSVAKASQEALRSAGRFLNWRRLAQLAGTEQAWRIRERLLAKNRSRTKDYLHQSQRYLQNPQVALRLEAVRFIGLIGRQVDRQEDVEHVREVLRQTRTDGSLPVSSLLAQTMLLLNQRSGTEVEFPTAELTAAEGMEKVNTRCPAMTEQPGDGR